The DNA window GCAACAAGATCGAAGTCGGACAAGGCCTGAAGATCCATCGATGCGTTCCATATTTGAGACGGCCAATCTCAATACTGGCGTCTTCTCATCGAAAATGAAACGGATACCGTCCTCCTCGCAAGTTGCAACCCCACAACATGAGGAGATTTCGACATGACCATTCTCGTCACCGGCAGCACTGGAACCATCGGGGCCCAGGTCCTGGCCCATCTTCAAGCGCGCAACGCCGATGTCCGCGCCCTGACGCGCTCGCCCGAGACGGCGCAGCTTCCCGCTGGCGTCACGGCGGTCCGCGGAGACCTCGCCGACCCGGATTCGGTACGCGCGGCTCTCCAAGGCGTCAGCACGCTGTTCTTGCTGGTCCCGAACGTCGCCGATGAACTGACCCAGGCCATGCTGACCCTCACGGTCGCCCGCGAGGCCGGCGTCAAGGGCATCGTCTATCTCTCGGTCTTCGGCAGCGACGCCTATGCCGACGTGCCCCATTTCGCCGGCAAGTACACGGTCGAGCGCATGATCGAGGCCCTCGATTTGCCCGCAACGATCTTACGTCCCGCCTACTTCATCCAGAACGATCTACGCCAGAAGGACGGACTTCTGAAGGCCGGCGTCTACGGGTCGCCGATCGGCGCGAAGGGCGTCTCGATGGTCGATATCCGCGATATCGGCGAGGCCGCCGCGATCGAGCTCAATCGCCGTGAGCAGGCCACAGCACCGCTCGGCCGCGAAACCTATTCCCTCGTTGGTCCCGACAGCCTGACCGGCGAAGGGATCGCTGCGATCTGGAATGAGGTCCTCGGCAGCCCGGTCCGCTATGGCGGCGACGATCTTGTCGTCATGGAGCAGCGCATGAAGACCATGCTGCCCGCCTGGCATGCGCTCGACCTGCGCCTGATGTTCAGCCGCTATCAGACCGAAGGTGCCGCGGCGACCGCCGACGACATCGCCCAGCTGACCACGCTCCTCGGACGTGCTCCGCGCTCCTACGCCGCCTTTGCCAGGGATGCGGCCGTCCAGTGGACGAAATCCTGAGCCTGCATCCCTAATCACGAATTCAAGAATAAGGAGACCGAGGATGATATCGATCCAGCCCCTCCCGCCTTAAGACACCCCGGCCGTGGCCGCGATGCGACAGGCGGCCTCGGCCCATAAGGGCGAGAAGTTCGGCCCCGAGGCGCGGCCGATGTTCGACGCCATGTTTGCGGCAACACCCGCCGCATCGGATGTACGGGTTGAGGCCGGAACCGTCTGATCCTCACCCACTGAAGTGGTCCGCCGTTATGTTCAGTAAAACGGAGGATCTCAGATGGGAAACAAGGGACACAAGCCTGAAGAGATTGTCAGGAAGCTACGGCAGATTGAGATTCTTGTCGGCCAGGGCATGGCGCGGATCTTGTCCTCGGCCGAGAAACGGCGCCGCGTCTGCCGCCCGATATCCTTCGCAACTTGTTCCTCAGGAGCCTTTGCCGGTGCGTTTGTCTTGCACGATCTGGGCTTCCTCTTCTTTCCTTCGTCACTTCGACGAAGCCCAGACCCTCCCTGAATCATGACGTTAAATCTGTGCCATTCATGCTGACCGTGAACAGACAGAGTGATTCTTATGATCTAATTTTTGCACATTCTCACTCACATTATTGCGCTTTTGTTTTCATTTCTCACCTGCATTAATGGGCGGGCGCGCTTCTTTCTTCCGCTGCCGCACCGCGAGATCTCCAGGATGAACATGAATCACCGTCTAAGGACCGTTCATCAGATTTTGGCCGATTGCCTGCTCGAGCATGGCGTCGGGCATCTGTTCGGCCTTGTCGGCGATGCGAACCTTTTCATGGTGGATGCCTTCGCCAAAGCTGGCGCCGGCCGCTATATTGGCTGCACGCACGAAGCCAATGCAGTTCTCGCCGCTTTGGGCTTCGCGCAGGTCTCCGGCAAGACCGGCGTCGCGACCATCACGCACGGCCCGGCGCTGACGAATGTGGTCACGGCCCTCGTCGAAGGCGTCAAGGGCGGCATCCCGATGGTCCTCCTTTGCGGCGACACGGCGCCCGGAGACCGCGAGCATCTGCAGAAGATCGACCAGCGGGAGATCGTCAAGGCGACGGGCGCCGGCTTCATCGAGATGATCTCGGCGGAAACGGCTGCGAGCGATCTTGCGCGCGCCTTTCGTCTCGCTGCCGTCGAGCGCCGGCCCGTCGTCTTCAACATGCGGGTCGACCTGCAATGGGCGAGTACGCCGACGACCGTGCCGGTCGTTCTTTCCTTGGCACCCGCGCACGCTGCCGTGCCAGAGGGCGACGAATTCGACAACGCGCTCGGCATGATCGCGTCGGCGCGGCGTCCGTTGATTCTCGCCGGTCGCGGTGCCATCGGAAGTGAGGCCCGCGAGGCGTTGCTTGCGCT is part of the Hartmannibacter diazotrophicus genome and encodes:
- a CDS encoding NmrA/HSCARG family protein, with amino-acid sequence MTILVTGSTGTIGAQVLAHLQARNADVRALTRSPETAQLPAGVTAVRGDLADPDSVRAALQGVSTLFLLVPNVADELTQAMLTLTVAREAGVKGIVYLSVFGSDAYADVPHFAGKYTVERMIEALDLPATILRPAYFIQNDLRQKDGLLKAGVYGSPIGAKGVSMVDIRDIGEAAAIELNRREQATAPLGRETYSLVGPDSLTGEGIAAIWNEVLGSPVRYGGDDLVVMEQRMKTMLPAWHALDLRLMFSRYQTEGAAATADDIAQLTTLLGRAPRSYAAFARDAAVQWTKS